The proteins below come from a single Crossiella sp. CA-258035 genomic window:
- the clpS gene encoding ATP-dependent Clp protease adapter ClpS, translating to MSTPLELERTEVEPTSDESVAADRPWMTVVWNDPVNLMSYVTYVFQKLFGFSRDKATKLMLDVHHKGKAIVSSGDKEKCEADVAKLHAAGLWATMQRDT from the coding sequence ATGTCCACGCCCCTGGAGCTGGAGAGGACAGAGGTCGAGCCCACCAGCGACGAATCAGTCGCCGCTGACCGGCCCTGGATGACCGTGGTCTGGAACGACCCGGTGAACCTGATGTCCTATGTGACCTATGTCTTCCAGAAGCTGTTCGGTTTCAGTCGCGACAAGGCGACCAAGCTGATGCTCGACGTGCATCACAAGGGGAAGGCGATCGTGTCCTCAGGGGACAAGGAGAAGTGCGAGGCCGACGTGGCGAAACTGCATGCCGCCGGGCTGTGGGCGACCATGCAGCGTGACACGTGA
- a CDS encoding nicotinate phosphoribosyltransferase — protein sequence MTAADRAESTALLTDHYELTMLAGALRDGTADRDCVFELFARRLPNGRRYGVVAGIGRLLDAIEKFRFQDAEIERLRASGVVDEDTLGWLADYRFSGDIVGYAEGELYFPGSPVLTVTSSFGEGVLLETLALSILNHDCAVASAAARMVSAANGRGLIEMGTRRTHEEAAVAAARCAFLAGFTATSNLEAGRRYGIPTAGTCAHAFTLLHDSEEDAFRAQVAALGVNTTLLVDTYDITKGIKTAVEVAGSELGAVRIDSGDLGVLARQARTQLDELGAPATRIVVSGDLDEYAIAALRAEPVDAYGVGTSLVTGSGAPTAGMVYKLVEVEGRPVAKRSSHKESRGGRKAALRRHKPTGTATEEVIYRLAGEQPERQDGDVELQIPLVRAGQRVEGLPTLEQGRERLRQALVSVPWEGLALSQGEPAIPTVFLP from the coding sequence ATGACGGCCGCAGATCGTGCGGAGAGCACCGCGTTGCTCACCGACCACTACGAACTCACCATGCTCGCGGGTGCGCTGCGTGACGGCACCGCCGACCGCGACTGTGTGTTCGAGCTCTTCGCCAGGCGACTGCCCAACGGGCGGCGATATGGCGTGGTCGCGGGGATCGGGCGGCTGCTCGACGCGATCGAGAAGTTCCGCTTCCAGGATGCCGAGATCGAGCGCCTGCGGGCCTCCGGCGTGGTGGACGAGGACACCCTGGGCTGGCTGGCCGACTACCGGTTCAGCGGCGACATCGTCGGCTACGCCGAGGGCGAGCTGTACTTCCCCGGCTCCCCTGTGCTCACTGTCACATCCAGCTTCGGCGAGGGCGTGCTGCTGGAGACGCTGGCGCTGTCCATCCTCAACCACGACTGCGCGGTGGCCTCGGCCGCGGCGCGGATGGTGTCGGCGGCCAACGGGCGCGGGCTGATCGAGATGGGCACCCGGCGCACGCACGAGGAGGCCGCGGTGGCCGCCGCCCGGTGCGCCTTCCTGGCCGGGTTCACCGCCACCTCCAACCTGGAGGCGGGCCGCCGCTACGGCATCCCGACCGCGGGCACCTGCGCGCACGCCTTCACCCTGCTGCACGACTCCGAAGAGGACGCCTTCCGCGCCCAGGTGGCCGCGCTCGGGGTGAACACCACGCTGCTGGTGGACACCTACGACATCACCAAGGGCATCAAGACCGCGGTCGAGGTGGCCGGCAGCGAGTTGGGCGCGGTGCGCATCGACTCCGGCGACCTGGGCGTGCTGGCCAGGCAGGCCCGGACGCAGCTGGACGAGCTGGGCGCGCCGGCCACCCGGATCGTGGTCTCCGGCGACCTGGACGAGTACGCGATCGCGGCGCTGCGGGCCGAGCCGGTGGACGCGTACGGGGTGGGCACCTCGCTGGTCACCGGCTCCGGCGCGCCGACCGCGGGCATGGTCTACAAGCTGGTCGAGGTCGAGGGCCGGCCGGTGGCCAAGCGCAGCTCGCACAAGGAGTCCAGGGGCGGGCGCAAGGCGGCGCTGCGGCGGCACAAGCCGACCGGCACCGCGACCGAGGAGGTCATCTACCGCTTGGCCGGCGAGCAGCCGGAGCGCCAGGACGGCGATGTCGAGCTGCAGATCCCCCTGGTGCGCGCTGGACAGCGGGTCGAGGGCCTGCCCACCCTGGAACAGGGCCGGGAACGGCTGCGCCAGGCGCTGGTCAGCGTGCCGTGGGAGGGCCTGGCGCTGTCCCAGGGCGAGCCCGCGATCCCCACCGTGTTCCTGCCGTAG
- a CDS encoding isochorismatase family protein, whose translation MANALIIVDVQNDFCEGGSLAVAGGAAVAAAISRHVREQDYDFVVATRDYHVDPGPHFSQTPDYVDSWPVHCVAGTAGASFHPELDITPVRAVFSKGAYAAAYSGFEGAGAEGESLADWLRERAVDRVDVVGIATDHCVRATALDARAAGLETTVLLGLTAGVARPTVDIALSQLRAAGVELTGEPAVAQGL comes from the coding sequence ATGGCCAACGCGCTGATCATCGTGGACGTGCAGAACGACTTCTGCGAAGGCGGTTCGCTCGCGGTGGCCGGTGGCGCCGCGGTGGCCGCGGCGATCTCCCGGCACGTGCGCGAGCAGGACTACGACTTCGTGGTGGCCACCAGGGACTACCACGTGGACCCCGGCCCGCACTTCAGCCAGACGCCGGACTACGTGGACTCCTGGCCGGTGCACTGCGTGGCCGGCACCGCGGGCGCGTCCTTCCACCCGGAGCTGGACATCACGCCGGTGCGGGCGGTGTTCTCCAAGGGCGCCTACGCCGCGGCCTACTCCGGCTTCGAGGGCGCGGGGGCCGAGGGCGAGTCGCTGGCCGACTGGCTGCGCGAGCGAGCGGTGGACCGGGTGGATGTGGTGGGCATCGCCACCGACCACTGCGTGCGGGCCACCGCGCTGGATGCCAGGGCGGCCGGACTGGAGACCACCGTGCTGCTGGGGCTGACCGCGGGGGTGGCCCGGCCGACGGTGGACATCGCGCTCAGCCAGCTGCGCGCGGCCGGGGTCGAGCTGACCGGCGAACCTGCTGTGGCACAAGGGTTGTGA